The following proteins come from a genomic window of Flavobacterium crocinum:
- a CDS encoding GNAT family N-acetyltransferase has translation MNSELLQSEIILENERVLLIPFENERNIELKEIIFNDEIWKYMGMYVRNDQDFENYIQNTLKQKADGICYPFLIIDKATDSVAGTTRYGYINHGSEKCEIGWTWYGKDFQGTGLNKACKYELLHFGFEQIQFRRIQFSADLENERSQRAIENLGALKEGLFRNNYIDSEGKSRDDVYYSIILEEWKNTKRDYFGEFI, from the coding sequence ATGAACAGCGAACTTTTACAATCTGAAATTATTCTGGAAAACGAAAGAGTACTATTAATCCCTTTTGAGAATGAAAGAAACATTGAACTCAAAGAAATTATTTTTAATGATGAAATCTGGAAATACATGGGAATGTATGTTCGAAACGATCAGGATTTCGAAAACTATATTCAAAATACATTAAAACAAAAAGCTGACGGAATTTGTTATCCGTTTCTTATCATAGATAAAGCTACAGACAGCGTTGCGGGAACTACTCGTTACGGTTATATCAATCATGGAAGTGAAAAATGCGAAATTGGCTGGACTTGGTACGGCAAAGATTTTCAGGGAACTGGATTAAACAAAGCTTGTAAATATGAGTTGCTGCATTTTGGTTTTGAACAAATCCAGTTTAGAAGAATCCAATTCAGTGCTGATCTTGAAAATGAAAGATCACAAAGAGCGATTGAAAATCTGGGCGCTTTAAAGGAAGGTTTGTTTCGAAACAATTATATCGATTCTGAAGGAAAAAGCAGAGATGATGTTTATTACAGTATTATTTTGGAAGAATGGAAAAATACTAAACGAGACTATTTTGGAGAGTTTATTTAA
- a CDS encoding FAD-dependent oxidoreductase, whose product MQTSLKIAVVGSGLVGSLLAIYLKKAGHIVHVYDRSPDIRQINFSGRSINLAMSNRGWKALDAVGVGDSVREIAIPMDKRAIHLVDKLNFQNYGQEGESIYSISRGKLNRKMIDLAQEAGAEFHFEQKVWDVTLNDATLHIGESERGEWEERKFDMVFGADGAFSRIRHRMQRQSMFNYSQEFLNMGYKELNIPANADGTHKLDKNSFHIWPRGEYMLIALPNLDGSFTCTLFMPFEGENSFESLTDRKMVEDFFEKNFPDSIEVIPELANDFFKNPTSTLVTMKCFPWTFENKIALIGDACHAIVPFYGQGMNAGFEDITVLNEMIEKYGDDWKKIFAEYQISRKPNADAIAELSYRNFLEMSTKTADEKFLLQKKIEKVFSDKHPDKWIPLYSRVTFSDRPYAEALAIGDYQNGIMEEVLRMDNIENIWNTSEVENKILELLQKK is encoded by the coding sequence ATGCAAACTTCACTAAAAATTGCAGTTGTAGGTTCTGGACTTGTAGGATCACTGCTGGCAATTTATCTAAAAAAAGCTGGTCACATCGTTCATGTATATGATCGTAGTCCCGATATTCGTCAGATTAACTTTTCTGGCCGTTCTATTAATCTAGCAATGTCTAATCGTGGCTGGAAAGCACTTGATGCTGTCGGTGTTGGTGATTCGGTTAGGGAAATTGCGATTCCAATGGACAAACGCGCTATTCATTTGGTGGATAAACTGAATTTTCAAAATTACGGACAGGAAGGAGAATCTATTTATTCGATTTCAAGAGGAAAGCTAAACCGCAAAATGATTGATCTGGCTCAAGAAGCCGGAGCCGAATTTCATTTTGAACAAAAAGTTTGGGATGTGACGCTGAACGATGCTACGCTTCATATTGGAGAAAGTGAAAGAGGCGAGTGGGAGGAAAGAAAATTTGATATGGTTTTTGGTGCTGATGGAGCATTTTCGAGAATCCGTCATAGAATGCAGCGTCAGAGCATGTTTAATTATTCGCAGGAATTTTTAAATATGGGATATAAGGAATTGAATATTCCTGCAAATGCAGACGGAACACACAAACTGGATAAAAACTCTTTCCATATTTGGCCAAGAGGAGAATATATGCTGATTGCACTTCCAAACCTGGATGGAAGTTTTACCTGTACTTTATTTATGCCTTTTGAAGGAGAAAACTCTTTTGAATCGCTTACAGACCGTAAAATGGTAGAAGATTTCTTTGAGAAGAACTTCCCGGATTCGATAGAAGTAATTCCGGAACTGGCAAATGATTTCTTTAAAAATCCAACCAGTACTTTGGTAACCATGAAATGTTTTCCATGGACATTTGAAAATAAAATTGCTTTAATTGGAGACGCCTGTCACGCTATTGTTCCGTTCTATGGACAAGGAATGAATGCCGGTTTTGAAGATATTACGGTTTTAAACGAAATGATCGAAAAATACGGAGACGACTGGAAAAAGATTTTTGCAGAATATCAGATTTCGCGTAAACCAAATGCAGATGCTATTGCAGAGCTTTCGTATCGAAATTTCTTAGAAATGAGTACCAAAACAGCAGACGAAAAATTTTTGTTGCAAAAGAAAATAGAAAAAGTCTTCTCAGATAAACATCCGGACAAATGGATTCCGCTTTACAGCCGTGTAACTTTTAGTGATCGCCCTTATGCTGAAGCTTTGGCAATTGGCGATTATCAAAACGGAATTATGGAAGAAGTTTTGAGAATGGATAATATTGAAAATATCTGGAATACTTCGGAAGTAGAAAATAAAATTTTGGAATTACTTCAAAAGAAATAA
- a CDS encoding energy transducer TonB, giving the protein MKLDIIKNQWLDIVFEGRNKIYGAYELRKSNGKTTVKALVIGSLIFSFAVAAPLIASFLPDSQEEEVNNDIKIATVKLPPKKKEEIKPNQPPPPPPPPKVDQVKFVKPVVAKAEEVTEDPPKIVDLKDKKVGAETIKGDPDAVLTVDEPVGKGPVQEVIQEDNTVYNTAGIEVKPDFPGGIEKFYKFVGNNYKTPEEEGLKGKVYVTFVVEKDGSLTDIKVLRDIGYGTGAEAIRVLKKCPKWTPGEQNGKKVRVLYSLPITIQSAE; this is encoded by the coding sequence ATGAAATTAGATATTATAAAAAATCAGTGGCTTGATATCGTATTCGAAGGACGTAATAAGATATATGGAGCATACGAGCTGAGAAAATCGAACGGTAAAACAACTGTGAAAGCACTTGTGATTGGTTCACTTATTTTCAGTTTTGCTGTTGCTGCACCTCTTATTGCTAGTTTTTTACCAGATTCTCAAGAAGAAGAAGTAAACAACGATATTAAGATTGCAACGGTAAAATTACCTCCAAAGAAAAAAGAGGAAATTAAACCAAATCAACCGCCACCACCGCCACCACCACCAAAAGTGGATCAGGTAAAATTCGTTAAACCTGTGGTTGCAAAGGCTGAGGAAGTTACTGAAGATCCACCAAAAATTGTGGATTTGAAAGACAAAAAAGTTGGTGCTGAAACTATCAAAGGAGATCCGGATGCAGTTTTAACTGTTGATGAGCCAGTTGGTAAAGGACCAGTTCAGGAAGTAATTCAAGAAGATAACACTGTATATAACACAGCTGGTATCGAAGTAAAACCAGACTTCCCTGGAGGAATTGAGAAATTCTACAAATTCGTAGGAAACAATTATAAAACTCCGGAAGAAGAAGGTTTAAAAGGTAAAGTTTACGTTACGTTTGTAGTTGAAAAAGACGGTTCATTAACCGACATTAAAGTTTTAAGGGATATCGGTTACGGTACAGGAGCAGAAGCAATTCGTGTTCTTAAAAAATGTCCAAAATGGACTCCTGGCGAGCAAAATGGTAAAAAAGTAAGGGTATTATACTCTCTACCTATTACTATTCAATCTGCAGAATAA
- a CDS encoding helix-turn-helix domain-containing protein has translation MNLYSEHYVSQKTERFINKIWCLDNSIGESLIENKLVLPNGCFNLAIVAGNGIEVRTSKNKYEMNEGIYFCSQMTNKVLVNIQPKTKVIIIQLHAWTLSMFPKYDLSNFTDLILKIDASELPFKIEINTDIETLLKTINPYFEELSNTNPNKNSIEKIADFIKSHEDISVSEISSALKTSQRLLQIKFKAATGLTIKKYIQILKFRKSVDQMVNADLEKMSLTEIALYNKYFDQSHFIKKFKDVTKTTPKMFDPASYFLSQKR, from the coding sequence ATGAACTTATACTCAGAACATTATGTATCTCAAAAAACAGAAAGATTCATCAATAAAATTTGGTGTCTGGATAACAGCATCGGCGAAAGCCTGATCGAAAACAAACTCGTTTTGCCAAATGGCTGTTTTAACCTCGCTATTGTAGCCGGAAACGGAATCGAAGTTCGTACGAGTAAAAACAAATATGAGATGAACGAAGGAATTTACTTTTGTTCTCAAATGACAAACAAAGTTTTGGTGAATATACAACCTAAAACCAAAGTCATTATTATACAGCTTCATGCGTGGACACTCTCGATGTTTCCAAAATACGATTTGAGCAATTTTACAGATTTGATTCTAAAAATTGATGCTTCAGAATTACCTTTTAAAATTGAGATTAATACTGATATCGAAACTTTATTAAAAACTATTAATCCTTATTTTGAAGAATTATCCAATACTAATCCAAACAAAAACAGTATTGAAAAAATAGCCGATTTTATTAAATCACACGAAGACATTTCGGTTTCTGAAATTAGCTCGGCATTAAAGACATCACAACGTTTACTGCAGATTAAATTTAAAGCTGCGACAGGATTAACCATTAAAAAATACATTCAGATTTTAAAGTTTAGAAAATCGGTTGACCAAATGGTTAATGCTGATTTAGAAAAAATGAGTCTGACTGAAATCGCTCTTTATAATAAGTATTTTGATCAGTCTCATTTTATCAAGAAATTCAAAGATGTGACCAAAACAACTCCTAAAATGTTTGACCCAGCTTCCTATTTTCTTTCCCAGAAAAGATAA
- a CDS encoding ExbD/TolR family protein — MAELNTGDGGGGKGGKVRSKKQNSKVDLTAMVDLAFLLITFFMLTTSLSKPQSMDLSLPDKDDKNPEQKDTKVDENRTMTVMLGDDNKIVYYMGLLASPKVGPKDIAYGKDGIRRELLKQKKNVLAYSAAKGKPDQGIIVIIKPTKKSNYRNLVDMLDEMAISGVDTYAIVPEFSPEETKLIDKKAE, encoded by the coding sequence ATGGCTGAATTAAATACCGGCGACGGCGGTGGTGGTAAAGGCGGTAAAGTAAGAAGTAAAAAGCAAAATTCGAAAGTCGATTTAACGGCTATGGTGGATTTGGCATTCTTATTAATTACATTCTTTATGTTAACTACTTCGTTGTCAAAACCTCAATCCATGGATTTATCGTTGCCAGATAAAGATGATAAGAATCCGGAACAGAAGGATACCAAAGTAGACGAAAATCGTACTATGACAGTAATGTTAGGGGACGATAACAAAATTGTTTACTACATGGGATTATTGGCGAGTCCTAAAGTAGGGCCAAAAGACATTGCTTATGGTAAAGATGGTATTCGTAGAGAATTGTTAAAACAGAAAAAAAATGTTTTAGCATATTCTGCGGCTAAAGGAAAACCTGATCAGGGAATTATCGTGATCATTAAACCAACTAAAAAATCAAATTACCGTAATTTGGTAGATATGTTGGACGAGATGGCAATTTCAGGAGTAGATACTTACGCTATCGTTCCTGAGTTTTCACCAGAGGAAACGAAATTAATAGATAAAAAAGCAGAATAA
- a CDS encoding helicase HerA-like domain-containing protein, whose protein sequence is MNRKDNFIEAINKGYSSKGDSIILGGAILDGEPIAEAHVKIPLKTLNRHGLIAGATGTGKTKTIQVFSEQLSNAGIPVLMMDIKGDFSGIAKEGKEEGFITERHAKINLPYNVAAFPVELMSLSKQNGVRLRATVSEFGPVLFSRILDLNDTQAGVVAVIFKYCDDKQMPLLDLKDIKKVINYITEEGKDEIAASYGKISTATTGTILRKIIELEQQGGDLFFGELSFETDDLMRIDENGKGYVNIIRLTDIQDKPKLFSTFMLSLLAEIYQKMPEKGDAEQPELVIFIDEAHLIFNEASKALLEQIETIVKLIRSKGVGVYFVTQNPMDVPSGVLAQLGLKIQHALRAFTANDRQAIKKTADNYPTSEFYKTDELLTSLGIGEALVTALNEKGVPTPLVATMMRAPQSRMDILSASEIDEINGKSKLVKKYAEEIDRESAFEILTKKLTEAAEAAAQQEEEAPPTRSSKSEPSTATVVGKSVLKVVTSATFIRGVFGVLNKIFKK, encoded by the coding sequence ATGAATAGAAAAGATAATTTTATTGAAGCTATAAACAAAGGGTATTCTTCTAAGGGAGACAGCATTATTCTTGGAGGCGCAATCCTTGATGGTGAGCCAATTGCGGAAGCTCATGTTAAGATTCCATTAAAAACTCTAAATCGTCACGGATTAATTGCCGGCGCAACCGGAACAGGTAAAACCAAAACAATTCAGGTATTTTCCGAGCAACTTTCAAACGCCGGAATTCCTGTTTTGATGATGGATATAAAAGGTGATTTTAGTGGTATCGCAAAAGAAGGAAAAGAAGAAGGTTTTATTACAGAAAGACATGCCAAAATAAACCTTCCTTATAATGTAGCAGCATTTCCCGTTGAATTGATGTCTTTGTCAAAACAAAACGGAGTTCGTCTGCGCGCTACAGTTTCTGAATTTGGACCGGTCCTGTTTTCCAGAATATTAGATCTTAATGATACTCAGGCGGGTGTTGTTGCTGTTATCTTTAAATATTGCGATGATAAACAAATGCCTTTACTGGATTTAAAGGACATTAAAAAGGTAATCAATTATATTACCGAAGAAGGCAAAGATGAGATTGCGGCAAGTTACGGTAAAATCTCAACTGCTACGACTGGAACTATCCTTAGAAAAATAATTGAACTGGAACAACAAGGCGGTGATTTATTCTTTGGTGAATTATCTTTTGAAACGGATGATTTAATGCGTATTGACGAAAACGGAAAAGGTTATGTAAATATCATCCGCTTGACGGATATTCAGGATAAACCTAAACTGTTCTCTACTTTCATGTTAAGTCTTTTAGCTGAGATTTACCAAAAAATGCCTGAAAAAGGAGATGCAGAACAACCTGAATTAGTAATTTTTATAGATGAAGCACATTTAATATTTAATGAAGCCAGCAAAGCTTTGTTAGAGCAAATTGAAACTATTGTAAAATTAATTCGTTCTAAAGGTGTTGGCGTTTATTTTGTAACTCAAAATCCGATGGATGTTCCTAGTGGTGTTTTGGCTCAATTGGGATTAAAGATTCAACATGCTTTGAGAGCTTTTACAGCTAACGATCGTCAGGCCATTAAAAAAACCGCTGACAATTATCCAACTTCTGAATTCTATAAAACGGATGAATTATTAACGAGTTTAGGAATTGGAGAAGCATTGGTTACAGCACTTAACGAAAAAGGTGTTCCAACACCACTTGTGGCTACCATGATGCGTGCTCCTCAAAGCCGAATGGATATTTTATCTGCATCAGAAATTGATGAAATAAATGGCAAATCGAAATTGGTTAAGAAATATGCCGAAGAGATTGATCGCGAAAGCGCTTTCGAAATCCTGACTAAAAAACTAACAGAAGCTGCTGAAGCTGCCGCACAACAGGAAGAAGAAGCTCCTCCAACAAGATCTTCAAAATCTGAACCAAGTACAGCAACTGTTGTTGGAAAATCGGTTTTAAAAGTCGTAACCAGCGCTACTTTTATACGTGGTGTTTTTGGCGTGCTGAATAAAATATTTAAAAAATAA
- a CDS encoding serine hydrolase domain-containing protein, producing the protein MKINPSFFPLKIFLFGILCLQFQMGFSQEKKNSPLYKIIISRDSLLFDIGFNNCDIFVSESLCSDQLEFYHDKNGLSNKTDFVKTMKSGLCASPSTYQSRRELIDESTKIYPLYKNGVLYAALQNGIHYFYENKTNKGEPFLKENEKLVGKARFSHLWVLENNVWKLKRILSYDHQPTNSIEEKSALFDNQQETEKWLKENNIPTLGIGIITDGKLKQIKVFGELKKGISAPYNTIWNVASLTKPVTAIVTLKLISQGKWDLDEPLYKYWTDPDIAKDPYLKLLTTRFVLSHQTGFPNWRSNNESKKLDFKFKPGTQYQYSGEGFEYLRKALEKKFHKTLDQLASELVFKPLEMNDSQLIWNEKIDLSRYATNYDNKGNEYEPTKNKTANAADDLLTTIEDYGNFLCSIMNSKGLSPKVFEEMISHQVTTKKDKYFGLGFEIYDLGNQDYVLSHGGADKGVQTIVFMLPKTKQGLIIFTNVDDGYKVYEKTVQHYLGEIGNRIISIETK; encoded by the coding sequence ATGAAAATCAATCCTTCCTTTTTTCCATTAAAAATCTTTTTATTTGGAATCTTATGTTTGCAATTCCAAATGGGATTTTCTCAGGAGAAAAAAAACTCTCCACTGTACAAAATCATTATTTCAAGAGACAGCCTTTTATTTGATATTGGCTTTAATAACTGCGACATTTTTGTATCCGAAAGCCTTTGTAGCGATCAATTAGAATTTTACCACGATAAAAATGGTCTTTCGAACAAAACGGATTTTGTAAAAACAATGAAAAGCGGCTTATGTGCGTCTCCATCAACGTATCAATCTAGAAGAGAACTAATTGACGAAAGCACTAAAATTTATCCGTTATACAAAAATGGGGTTCTGTACGCTGCTTTACAAAACGGAATTCATTATTTCTATGAAAATAAAACAAACAAAGGTGAGCCATTTTTAAAGGAAAATGAAAAACTAGTTGGAAAAGCGAGATTTTCACATCTTTGGGTTTTAGAAAATAATGTTTGGAAATTAAAACGAATTTTAAGTTACGATCACCAACCAACCAACTCTATAGAAGAAAAAAGTGCTCTTTTTGACAATCAACAGGAAACTGAAAAATGGCTCAAAGAAAACAATATTCCAACTTTAGGAATCGGTATTATTACAGACGGAAAACTAAAGCAGATAAAAGTTTTTGGTGAGCTTAAGAAAGGTATTTCAGCTCCGTATAATACGATTTGGAATGTTGCATCTTTGACAAAACCTGTTACCGCAATTGTAACCCTAAAATTAATCAGTCAGGGAAAATGGGATTTAGACGAACCACTTTACAAATACTGGACCGATCCTGATATTGCGAAAGACCCTTACTTAAAATTATTAACAACCAGATTTGTGTTAAGCCATCAAACTGGTTTCCCAAATTGGAGATCTAATAATGAATCTAAAAAACTGGATTTCAAATTTAAACCCGGAACGCAATACCAATATTCCGGTGAAGGTTTTGAATATCTTCGAAAAGCATTGGAGAAAAAATTCCACAAAACATTAGACCAACTAGCTTCAGAATTAGTTTTTAAACCTTTAGAGATGAATGATTCTCAATTAATTTGGAACGAAAAAATTGATCTTTCCAGATATGCCACTAATTATGATAATAAAGGAAATGAGTACGAACCAACCAAAAATAAAACTGCAAATGCTGCAGATGATTTATTGACCACTATTGAAGATTATGGAAACTTTCTATGCAGTATAATGAACAGCAAAGGCTTAAGCCCAAAAGTTTTTGAGGAAATGATTTCGCATCAGGTTACCACGAAAAAAGATAAATATTTTGGCTTAGGCTTTGAAATCTACGATCTCGGCAATCAAGATTATGTTTTATCGCATGGTGGTGCAGACAAAGGCGTTCAAACGATTGTTTTTATGCTTCCAAAAACTAAACAAGGTTTAATCATCTTTACTAATGTTGATGATGGCTATAAAGTTTACGAAAAGACAGTTCAACATTATCTGGGAGAAATTGGAAACCGAATAATTTCCATAGAAACAAAGTAA
- a CDS encoding MotA/TolQ/ExbB proton channel family protein: MANVKVKKESTSNGGGMITGIIIVACILVGVFIWKVIMGDSANFEGGNPETGHPINTLGQVYKGGFIVPVLLGMFLMVVVFSIERFIVIGKAAGKTNLDKFMKSVQGSIKEGNIEAAIASCDKQQGSVANAIKSALVKYQDVKKEGFNSEEASEVIHKEIEEATSLEMPMLEKNMTIISTLVSLGTLGGLLGTVSGMIKAFGALASAGTPDQAALATGISEALINTATGISTSILAIVSYNFFTAKIDDLTYSIDEAGTTIVNTYRKFRGSLRQ, from the coding sequence ATGGCAAACGTTAAAGTTAAAAAAGAAAGCACTTCAAATGGCGGAGGAATGATCACAGGAATCATTATTGTAGCGTGTATCTTAGTGGGGGTGTTTATTTGGAAAGTAATCATGGGGGATTCTGCTAACTTCGAAGGAGGTAATCCAGAAACAGGACATCCAATCAATACATTAGGACAAGTATATAAAGGAGGTTTCATCGTACCAGTATTATTAGGTATGTTTTTAATGGTTGTTGTTTTTTCTATTGAAAGATTTATTGTTATCGGTAAAGCTGCTGGTAAAACTAACCTAGACAAATTCATGAAAAGTGTTCAGGGAAGTATTAAAGAAGGAAACATCGAAGCTGCTATCGCTTCATGTGACAAACAACAAGGTTCAGTTGCAAACGCAATTAAATCTGCTTTGGTAAAATACCAAGATGTTAAAAAAGAAGGATTCAACAGCGAAGAAGCTTCAGAAGTAATCCACAAAGAAATTGAAGAGGCAACTTCATTAGAAATGCCAATGTTAGAGAAAAACATGACTATTATCTCTACTTTAGTATCTTTAGGTACATTAGGAGGATTATTAGGAACTGTATCTGGTATGATTAAAGCGTTTGGTGCGTTAGCTTCTGCTGGTACTCCAGACCAGGCTGCTCTTGCAACAGGTATCTCTGAGGCACTTATCAACACTGCAACAGGTATCTCTACTTCTATCTTAGCAATTGTTTCTTACAACTTCTTTACTGCTAAAATTGACGATTTAACTTACTCTATCGATGAGGCTGGTACTACTATCGTTAATACTTACAGAAAATTCAGAGGGAGTTTAAGACAATAA
- a CDS encoding nuclear transport factor 2 family protein, protein MINTLVLFMLFLSRQALAYTKNEHIRKNLLHSEIIEMDHQLFDYAFNQCDASLFRKIIADDIEFYDDQYGLNISKGENVKDLIGRQTRFQKVTRKLNFCTVEKLGDFGALQIGEHTFLSSDIPHLTGKFIHIWERKGKSWKLKRVISYEHKPYQDNLD, encoded by the coding sequence ATGATAAATACATTAGTACTTTTTATGCTGTTTTTAAGCAGACAGGCGCTTGCATATACGAAAAATGAACACATTCGAAAAAATCTTTTACATAGTGAAATTATCGAAATGGATCATCAGCTTTTTGATTATGCTTTTAACCAATGTGATGCTTCTCTTTTTAGAAAAATAATTGCAGATGATATCGAATTCTACGATGACCAATATGGCTTAAACATCTCTAAAGGAGAAAATGTAAAAGATTTAATTGGCAGGCAAACGCGTTTTCAAAAAGTAACAAGAAAGCTAAATTTCTGCACGGTTGAAAAACTAGGTGATTTTGGCGCTTTGCAAATTGGTGAACATACTTTTTTATCTAGTGATATTCCGCATCTAACTGGAAAATTCATTCACATTTGGGAAAGAAAAGGTAAAAGTTGGAAATTAAAAAGGGTTATCAGTTATGAACACAAACCCTATCAGGACAATTTGGATTAA
- a CDS encoding ExbD/TolR family protein has translation MAKIKMKKKSTSTDMTAMCDVAFLLLTFFILTATAKVPEALPVDTPASTVQTKLPDTDLAIITVGKGKVFFDIKGREIRKRTLEGIGAKYGIEFSEDDKTKFALMDDFGVPVTGLKQIIDMKAADRTKANQPGIPLDSLDNQLKEWLLISRRATIDLDDKELQIAIKGDAKEEYPQIKKIMDILQDQKINSFNLVTGTRGKDF, from the coding sequence ATGGCTAAAATAAAAATGAAAAAAAAGTCGACATCGACAGATATGACTGCGATGTGTGATGTTGCATTCCTTTTGCTAACGTTCTTTATTTTGACCGCTACTGCTAAAGTGCCTGAAGCACTTCCTGTAGATACGCCTGCATCTACTGTACAAACTAAATTACCGGATACTGATTTGGCAATTATTACAGTAGGAAAAGGAAAAGTATTTTTTGACATCAAAGGAAGAGAGATTCGTAAAAGAACTCTTGAAGGAATTGGTGCAAAATATGGTATTGAATTCTCTGAAGACGATAAAACCAAATTTGCATTAATGGACGATTTTGGTGTTCCTGTTACAGGTTTAAAGCAGATCATTGACATGAAAGCAGCGGACAGAACCAAAGCAAATCAACCTGGAATTCCTTTGGATTCATTAGATAATCAATTAAAAGAATGGCTTCTTATTTCTAGAAGAGCTACAATTGATTTAGATGATAAAGAATTGCAGATTGCGATAAAAGGTGATGCTAAGGAAGAATATCCACAAATCAAAAAAATTATGGATATTTTACAAGATCAGAAAATCAATTCCTTTAACTTAGTTACAGGAACTAGAGGGAAAGACTTTTAA